A single genomic interval of Arachis duranensis cultivar V14167 chromosome 7, aradu.V14167.gnm2.J7QH, whole genome shotgun sequence harbors:
- the LOC107496701 gene encoding LOW QUALITY PROTEIN: uncharacterized protein LOC107496701 (The sequence of the model RefSeq protein was modified relative to this genomic sequence to represent the inferred CDS: inserted 2 bases in 1 codon), whose protein sequence is MTSSSSSSSSSSSSEEEETSPTTAPATAPTTAPANTATTNPAHQDKIKSAMQSLSSILSSPLSSHDPSALYPPISALLRRPNSGTGDNNLCRWLYDTFQSSVPDXHNRKPQAGFEAVLLAFYAHETTSRAGQPVTATLPDLSHPSLYHESKTPPPSKNSATDLNIAVVSPTLEPHGTVRSTRRARIVGVALELFYSKISSMPTESKVDFCEFCKIWAGQDGSMYKHFEEEGITEIKIDVKEKEKEKEKGKGKGKGGGKAVEETAAAEGRIPMPWELMQPVVRILAHCLMGPGSNKNEAVFAAANEACRCLFARSTHDVNPMAILAMRSLLRLSKTLDDDFDPTELPVTDIITL, encoded by the exons ATGACGTCGTCCTCGTCCTcctcgtcctcctcctcctcgtcGGAAGAAGAGGAAACCTCCCCCACCACCGCACCTGCCACCGCTCCCACCACCGCACCAGCAAACACCGCCACCACCAACCCCGCCCACCAAGACAAGATCAAATCCGCAATGCAATCCCTCTCTTCAATCCTCTCATCCCCGCTCTCCTCACACGACCCCTCCGCCCTCTACCCTCCCATCTCCGCCCTCCTCCGCCGCCCAAACTCCGGCACCGGCGACAACAACCTCTGCCGCTGGCTATACGATACCTTCCAATCCTCCGTCCCCGA CCATAACCGAAAGCCTCAAGCCGGTTTTGAAGCCGTTCTGTTAGCATTCTACGCGCACGAAACAACCTCACGCGCCGGACAGCCCGTAACCGCCACGCTCCCTGATCTCTCCCAccctagcctctaccacgagtCAAAAACTCCACCGCCTTCGAAAAACTCCGCCACGGATCTCAACATCGCCGTTGTTTCCCCAACGCTCGAGCCTCACGGAACTGTTAGGTCAACGAGAAGAGCAAGAATCGTCGGCGTAGCGTTAGAACTCTTCTACAGCAAGATATCTTCCATGCCGACAGAGTCGAAGGTGGATTTCTGCGAGTTTTGTAAGATTTGGGCGGGACAAGACGGTAGCATGTATAAACATTTCGAGGAAGAAGGAATAACAGAAATCAAAATCGAcgtgaaagagaaagagaaagagaaagagaaaggtaAGGGTAAAGGTAAAGGTGGTGGAAAGGCGGTGGAAGAGACGGCGGCGGCAGAAGGGAGGATACCGATGCCGTGGGAGCTGATGCAGCCGGTGGTGAGGATTCTGGCGCATTGTTTGATGGGACCGGGGAGTAATAAAAATGAGGCGGTGTTTGCGGCGGCGAATGAGGCTTGCCGGTGCTTGTTTGCACGGTCCACGCATGATGTGAACCCCATGGCTATATTGGCCATGAGGAGCTTGTTGAGGCTTTCTAAGACTCTTGATGATGACTTTGATCCAACTGAGTTACCTGTAACTGATATTATTACCCTTTag